The following proteins are co-located in the Perca fluviatilis chromosome 22, GENO_Pfluv_1.0, whole genome shotgun sequence genome:
- the LOC120552398 gene encoding poly(U)-binding-splicing factor PUF60-like isoform X5 produces the protein MAVTETAGGEALTMENGQGTGSKLGLPPLTPEQQEALQRAKKYAMEQSIKSVLVKQTIAHQQQQLTNLQMAAVTMGFGDPLSPLQSVAAQRQRALAIMCRVYVGSIYYELGEDTIRQAFAPFGPIKSIDMSWDSVTMKHKGFAFVEYDVPEAAQLALEQMNSVMLGGRNIKVGRPSNIGQAQPIIDQLAEEARAFNRIYVASVHPDLSDDDIKSVFEAFGRIKSCTLARDPTTGRHRGFGFIEYEKPQSALDAVSSMNLFDLGGQYLRVGKAVTPPMPLLTPTTPGGLPPAAAVAAAAATAKITAQEAVAGASVLGALAAPQLLSQQMGIPQAVMAAQAPGVITGVTPVRPPIPVLPQVGLVNPVLASPPVLSNQVGGTNQQERKEEKEEMLQDGTGQEMLSDQEHMSISGSSARHMVMQKLLRKSESTVMVLRNMVGPEDIDDDLEGEVTEECGKFGCVNRVIIYQEKQGEEEDADIIVKIFVEFSMASEMNKAIQALNDRWFGGRKVVAEVYDQDRFNSSDLSA, from the exons ATGGCGGTAACAGAGACTGCG GGAGGTGAAGCTCTGACGATGGAGAATGGACAGGGCACAGGCTCCAAGCTTGGCCTGCCGCCTCTTACCCCAGAGCAGCAGGAGGCACTTCAGAGG GCAAAGAAGTATGCCATGGAACAAAGCATTAAGAGTGTGTTGGTGAAGCAGACAATCGCCCATCAGCAACAACAGCTCACCAACCTGCAG ATGGCAGCAGTGACAATGGGCTTTGGAGATCCTCTCTCACCTTTACAATCG GTGGCAGCTCAGCGGCAACGTGCCCTAGCCATCATGTGTCGGGTGTATGTGGGCTCCATATACTATGAGCTTGGTGAGGACACCATCAGACAGGCCTTTGCCCCCTTCGGCCCAATCAAGAGCATAGACATGTCTTGGGATTCtgttacaatgaaacacaag GGGTTTGCATTTGTGGAGTATGATGTGCCAGAAGCTGCCCAGCTGGCTCTGGAGCAGATGAACTCAGTCATGCTTGGGGGGAGAAACATTAAG GTTGGGCGGCCAAGTAACATCGGTCAGGCGCAACCCATCATTGACCAGCTGGCAGAGGAGGCGCGCGCCTTCAATCGGATCTACGTGGCGTCCGTCCACCCTGACCTGTCAGATGATGACATCAAGAGTGTGTTTGAAGCCTTCGGAAGGATCAAGTCTTGCACGTTAGCCAGAGACCCCACCACAGGGCGACACAGAGGCTTTGGCTTCATTG AGTATGAAAAGCCTCAGTCAGCCCTGGATGCTGTGTCTTCTATGAACCTCTTTGACCTGGGGGGTCAGTACCTACGGGTGGGCAAAGCAGTGACCCCGCCCATGCCCCTACTGACCCCCACGACCCCTGGTGGTCTGCCGCCGGCTGCAGCTGTGGCCGCAGCGGCAGCCACCGCTAAGATAACGGCCCAG GAGGCTGTAGCCGGCGCATCAGTCCTGGGAGCGTTAGCCGCGCCCCAACTTCTCAGTCAGCAAATGGGAATACCTCAGGCTGTTATGGCTGCCCAGGCACCAGGGGTCATCACAG GTGTGACTCCAGTGCGTCCTCCCATACCAGTGCTTCCCCAGGTTGGTCTTGTGAACCCTGTGCTTGCATCACCTCCCGTCCTGTCTAATCAAGTTGGTGGCACCAACCAACAAGAGcggaaagaagagaaagaggagatgcTGCAGGATGGTACAGGGCAAGAGATGTTGAGTGACCAAGAACACATGAGCATTTCAGGCAGCAGTGCCAGACATATGGTGATGCAGAAACTGCTTAGAAAATCAGAG TCCACGGTGATGGTGCTTCGAAATATGGTTGGACCGGAGGACATTGACGACGACCTGGAGGGTGAGGTGACGGAAGAGTGTGGGAAGTTTGGCTGCGTCAACAGAGTCATCATATACCAGGAAAAGCAAGGAGAAGAAGAGGATGCCGATATCATCGTCAAAATATTCGTAGAGTTTTCCATGGCCTCAGAGATGAACAAAGCAATCCAAGCCCTCAATGACCGCTGGTTCGGAGGTCGAAAAGTTGTCGCCGAGGTGTATGACCAAGATCGTTTCAACAGCAGTGACCTCTCTGCGTAA
- the LOC120552398 gene encoding poly(U)-binding-splicing factor PUF60-like isoform X2, translated as MAVTETAGGEALTMENGQGTGSKLGLPPLTPEQQEALQRAKKYAMEQSIKSVLVKQTIAHQQQQLTNLQMAAVTMGFGDPLSPLQSVAAQRQRALAIMCRVYVGSIYYELGEDTIRQAFAPFGPIKSIDMSWDSVTMKHKGFAFVEYDVPEAAQLALEQMNSVMLGGRNIKVGRPSNIGQAQPIIDQLAEEARAFNRIYVASVHPDLSDDDIKSVFEAFGRIKSCTLARDPTTGRHRGFGFIEYEKPQSALDAVSSMNLFDLGGQYLRVGKAVTPPMPLLTPTTPGGLPPAAAVAAAAATAKITAQASMNPFQRDLMAFQEAVAGASVLGALAAPQLLSQQMGIPQAVMAAQAPGVITGVTPVRPPIPVLPQVGLVNPVLASPPVLSNQVGGTNQQERKEEKEEMLQDGTGQEMLSDQEHMSISGSSARHMVMQKLLRKSESTVMVLRNMVGPEDIDDDLEGEVTEECGKFGCVNRVIIYQEKQGEEEDADIIVKIFVEFSMASEMNKAIQALNDRWFGGRKVVAEVYDQDRFNSSDLSA; from the exons ATGGCGGTAACAGAGACTGCG GGAGGTGAAGCTCTGACGATGGAGAATGGACAGGGCACAGGCTCCAAGCTTGGCCTGCCGCCTCTTACCCCAGAGCAGCAGGAGGCACTTCAGAGG GCAAAGAAGTATGCCATGGAACAAAGCATTAAGAGTGTGTTGGTGAAGCAGACAATCGCCCATCAGCAACAACAGCTCACCAACCTGCAG ATGGCAGCAGTGACAATGGGCTTTGGAGATCCTCTCTCACCTTTACAATCG GTGGCAGCTCAGCGGCAACGTGCCCTAGCCATCATGTGTCGGGTGTATGTGGGCTCCATATACTATGAGCTTGGTGAGGACACCATCAGACAGGCCTTTGCCCCCTTCGGCCCAATCAAGAGCATAGACATGTCTTGGGATTCtgttacaatgaaacacaag GGGTTTGCATTTGTGGAGTATGATGTGCCAGAAGCTGCCCAGCTGGCTCTGGAGCAGATGAACTCAGTCATGCTTGGGGGGAGAAACATTAAG GTTGGGCGGCCAAGTAACATCGGTCAGGCGCAACCCATCATTGACCAGCTGGCAGAGGAGGCGCGCGCCTTCAATCGGATCTACGTGGCGTCCGTCCACCCTGACCTGTCAGATGATGACATCAAGAGTGTGTTTGAAGCCTTCGGAAGGATCAAGTCTTGCACGTTAGCCAGAGACCCCACCACAGGGCGACACAGAGGCTTTGGCTTCATTG AGTATGAAAAGCCTCAGTCAGCCCTGGATGCTGTGTCTTCTATGAACCTCTTTGACCTGGGGGGTCAGTACCTACGGGTGGGCAAAGCAGTGACCCCGCCCATGCCCCTACTGACCCCCACGACCCCTGGTGGTCTGCCGCCGGCTGCAGCTGTGGCCGCAGCGGCAGCCACCGCTAAGATAACGGCCCAGGCAAGTATGAATCCCTTCCAAAGGGATTTAATGGCCTTCCAG GAGGCTGTAGCCGGCGCATCAGTCCTGGGAGCGTTAGCCGCGCCCCAACTTCTCAGTCAGCAAATGGGAATACCTCAGGCTGTTATGGCTGCCCAGGCACCAGGGGTCATCACAG GTGTGACTCCAGTGCGTCCTCCCATACCAGTGCTTCCCCAGGTTGGTCTTGTGAACCCTGTGCTTGCATCACCTCCCGTCCTGTCTAATCAAGTTGGTGGCACCAACCAACAAGAGcggaaagaagagaaagaggagatgcTGCAGGATGGTACAGGGCAAGAGATGTTGAGTGACCAAGAACACATGAGCATTTCAGGCAGCAGTGCCAGACATATGGTGATGCAGAAACTGCTTAGAAAATCAGAG TCCACGGTGATGGTGCTTCGAAATATGGTTGGACCGGAGGACATTGACGACGACCTGGAGGGTGAGGTGACGGAAGAGTGTGGGAAGTTTGGCTGCGTCAACAGAGTCATCATATACCAGGAAAAGCAAGGAGAAGAAGAGGATGCCGATATCATCGTCAAAATATTCGTAGAGTTTTCCATGGCCTCAGAGATGAACAAAGCAATCCAAGCCCTCAATGACCGCTGGTTCGGAGGTCGAAAAGTTGTCGCCGAGGTGTATGACCAAGATCGTTTCAACAGCAGTGACCTCTCTGCGTAA
- the LOC120552398 gene encoding poly(U)-binding-splicing factor PUF60-like isoform X1 — translation MAVTETAGGEALTMENGQGTGSKLGLPPLTPEQQEALQRAKKYAMEQSIKSVLVKQTIAHQQQQLTNLQMAAVTMGFGDPLSPLQSVAAQRQRALAIMCRVYVGSIYYELGEDTIRQAFAPFGPIKSIDMSWDSVTMKHKGFAFVEYDVPEAAQLALEQMNSVMLGGRNIKVGRPSNIGQAQPIIDQLAEEARAFNRIYVASVHPDLSDDDIKSVFEAFGRIKSCTLARDPTTGRHRGFGFIEYEKPQSALDAVSSMNLFDLGGQYLRVGKAVTPPMPLLTPTTPGGLPPAAAVAAAAATAKITAQASMNPFQRDLMAFQEAVAGASVLGALAAPQLLSQQMGIPQAVMAAQAPGVITGVYKDMSVTPVRPPIPVLPQVGLVNPVLASPPVLSNQVGGTNQQERKEEKEEMLQDGTGQEMLSDQEHMSISGSSARHMVMQKLLRKSESTVMVLRNMVGPEDIDDDLEGEVTEECGKFGCVNRVIIYQEKQGEEEDADIIVKIFVEFSMASEMNKAIQALNDRWFGGRKVVAEVYDQDRFNSSDLSA, via the exons ATGGCGGTAACAGAGACTGCG GGAGGTGAAGCTCTGACGATGGAGAATGGACAGGGCACAGGCTCCAAGCTTGGCCTGCCGCCTCTTACCCCAGAGCAGCAGGAGGCACTTCAGAGG GCAAAGAAGTATGCCATGGAACAAAGCATTAAGAGTGTGTTGGTGAAGCAGACAATCGCCCATCAGCAACAACAGCTCACCAACCTGCAG ATGGCAGCAGTGACAATGGGCTTTGGAGATCCTCTCTCACCTTTACAATCG GTGGCAGCTCAGCGGCAACGTGCCCTAGCCATCATGTGTCGGGTGTATGTGGGCTCCATATACTATGAGCTTGGTGAGGACACCATCAGACAGGCCTTTGCCCCCTTCGGCCCAATCAAGAGCATAGACATGTCTTGGGATTCtgttacaatgaaacacaag GGGTTTGCATTTGTGGAGTATGATGTGCCAGAAGCTGCCCAGCTGGCTCTGGAGCAGATGAACTCAGTCATGCTTGGGGGGAGAAACATTAAG GTTGGGCGGCCAAGTAACATCGGTCAGGCGCAACCCATCATTGACCAGCTGGCAGAGGAGGCGCGCGCCTTCAATCGGATCTACGTGGCGTCCGTCCACCCTGACCTGTCAGATGATGACATCAAGAGTGTGTTTGAAGCCTTCGGAAGGATCAAGTCTTGCACGTTAGCCAGAGACCCCACCACAGGGCGACACAGAGGCTTTGGCTTCATTG AGTATGAAAAGCCTCAGTCAGCCCTGGATGCTGTGTCTTCTATGAACCTCTTTGACCTGGGGGGTCAGTACCTACGGGTGGGCAAAGCAGTGACCCCGCCCATGCCCCTACTGACCCCCACGACCCCTGGTGGTCTGCCGCCGGCTGCAGCTGTGGCCGCAGCGGCAGCCACCGCTAAGATAACGGCCCAGGCAAGTATGAATCCCTTCCAAAGGGATTTAATGGCCTTCCAG GAGGCTGTAGCCGGCGCATCAGTCCTGGGAGCGTTAGCCGCGCCCCAACTTCTCAGTCAGCAAATGGGAATACCTCAGGCTGTTATGGCTGCCCAGGCACCAGGGGTCATCACAGGTGTGTACAAAGACATGA GTGTGACTCCAGTGCGTCCTCCCATACCAGTGCTTCCCCAGGTTGGTCTTGTGAACCCTGTGCTTGCATCACCTCCCGTCCTGTCTAATCAAGTTGGTGGCACCAACCAACAAGAGcggaaagaagagaaagaggagatgcTGCAGGATGGTACAGGGCAAGAGATGTTGAGTGACCAAGAACACATGAGCATTTCAGGCAGCAGTGCCAGACATATGGTGATGCAGAAACTGCTTAGAAAATCAGAG TCCACGGTGATGGTGCTTCGAAATATGGTTGGACCGGAGGACATTGACGACGACCTGGAGGGTGAGGTGACGGAAGAGTGTGGGAAGTTTGGCTGCGTCAACAGAGTCATCATATACCAGGAAAAGCAAGGAGAAGAAGAGGATGCCGATATCATCGTCAAAATATTCGTAGAGTTTTCCATGGCCTCAGAGATGAACAAAGCAATCCAAGCCCTCAATGACCGCTGGTTCGGAGGTCGAAAAGTTGTCGCCGAGGTGTATGACCAAGATCGTTTCAACAGCAGTGACCTCTCTGCGTAA
- the LOC120552398 gene encoding poly(U)-binding-splicing factor PUF60-like isoform X4 translates to MAVTETAGGEALTMENGQGTGSKLGLPPLTPEQQEALQRAKKYAMEQSIKSVLVKQTIAHQQQQLTNLQMAAVTMGFGDPLSPLQSVAAQRQRALAIMCRVYVGSIYYELGEDTIRQAFAPFGPIKSIDMSWDSVTMKHKGFAFVEYDVPEAAQLALEQMNSVMLGGRNIKVGRPSNIGQAQPIIDQLAEEARAFNRIYVASVHPDLSDDDIKSVFEAFGRIKSCTLARDPTTGRHRGFGFIEYEKPQSALDAVSSMNLFDLGGQYLRVGKAVTPPMPLLTPTTPGGLPPAAAVAAAAATAKITAQEAVAGASVLGALAAPQLLSQQMGIPQAVMAAQAPGVITGVYKDMSVTPVRPPIPVLPQVGLVNPVLASPPVLSNQVGGTNQQERKEEKEEMLQDGTGQEMLSDQEHMSISGSSARHMVMQKLLRKSESTVMVLRNMVGPEDIDDDLEGEVTEECGKFGCVNRVIIYQEKQGEEEDADIIVKIFVEFSMASEMNKAIQALNDRWFGGRKVVAEVYDQDRFNSSDLSA, encoded by the exons ATGGCGGTAACAGAGACTGCG GGAGGTGAAGCTCTGACGATGGAGAATGGACAGGGCACAGGCTCCAAGCTTGGCCTGCCGCCTCTTACCCCAGAGCAGCAGGAGGCACTTCAGAGG GCAAAGAAGTATGCCATGGAACAAAGCATTAAGAGTGTGTTGGTGAAGCAGACAATCGCCCATCAGCAACAACAGCTCACCAACCTGCAG ATGGCAGCAGTGACAATGGGCTTTGGAGATCCTCTCTCACCTTTACAATCG GTGGCAGCTCAGCGGCAACGTGCCCTAGCCATCATGTGTCGGGTGTATGTGGGCTCCATATACTATGAGCTTGGTGAGGACACCATCAGACAGGCCTTTGCCCCCTTCGGCCCAATCAAGAGCATAGACATGTCTTGGGATTCtgttacaatgaaacacaag GGGTTTGCATTTGTGGAGTATGATGTGCCAGAAGCTGCCCAGCTGGCTCTGGAGCAGATGAACTCAGTCATGCTTGGGGGGAGAAACATTAAG GTTGGGCGGCCAAGTAACATCGGTCAGGCGCAACCCATCATTGACCAGCTGGCAGAGGAGGCGCGCGCCTTCAATCGGATCTACGTGGCGTCCGTCCACCCTGACCTGTCAGATGATGACATCAAGAGTGTGTTTGAAGCCTTCGGAAGGATCAAGTCTTGCACGTTAGCCAGAGACCCCACCACAGGGCGACACAGAGGCTTTGGCTTCATTG AGTATGAAAAGCCTCAGTCAGCCCTGGATGCTGTGTCTTCTATGAACCTCTTTGACCTGGGGGGTCAGTACCTACGGGTGGGCAAAGCAGTGACCCCGCCCATGCCCCTACTGACCCCCACGACCCCTGGTGGTCTGCCGCCGGCTGCAGCTGTGGCCGCAGCGGCAGCCACCGCTAAGATAACGGCCCAG GAGGCTGTAGCCGGCGCATCAGTCCTGGGAGCGTTAGCCGCGCCCCAACTTCTCAGTCAGCAAATGGGAATACCTCAGGCTGTTATGGCTGCCCAGGCACCAGGGGTCATCACAGGTGTGTACAAAGACATGA GTGTGACTCCAGTGCGTCCTCCCATACCAGTGCTTCCCCAGGTTGGTCTTGTGAACCCTGTGCTTGCATCACCTCCCGTCCTGTCTAATCAAGTTGGTGGCACCAACCAACAAGAGcggaaagaagagaaagaggagatgcTGCAGGATGGTACAGGGCAAGAGATGTTGAGTGACCAAGAACACATGAGCATTTCAGGCAGCAGTGCCAGACATATGGTGATGCAGAAACTGCTTAGAAAATCAGAG TCCACGGTGATGGTGCTTCGAAATATGGTTGGACCGGAGGACATTGACGACGACCTGGAGGGTGAGGTGACGGAAGAGTGTGGGAAGTTTGGCTGCGTCAACAGAGTCATCATATACCAGGAAAAGCAAGGAGAAGAAGAGGATGCCGATATCATCGTCAAAATATTCGTAGAGTTTTCCATGGCCTCAGAGATGAACAAAGCAATCCAAGCCCTCAATGACCGCTGGTTCGGAGGTCGAAAAGTTGTCGCCGAGGTGTATGACCAAGATCGTTTCAACAGCAGTGACCTCTCTGCGTAA
- the LOC120552398 gene encoding poly(U)-binding-splicing factor PUF60-like isoform X3 has translation MENGQGTGSKLGLPPLTPEQQEALQRAKKYAMEQSIKSVLVKQTIAHQQQQLTNLQMAAVTMGFGDPLSPLQSVAAQRQRALAIMCRVYVGSIYYELGEDTIRQAFAPFGPIKSIDMSWDSVTMKHKGFAFVEYDVPEAAQLALEQMNSVMLGGRNIKVGRPSNIGQAQPIIDQLAEEARAFNRIYVASVHPDLSDDDIKSVFEAFGRIKSCTLARDPTTGRHRGFGFIEYEKPQSALDAVSSMNLFDLGGQYLRVGKAVTPPMPLLTPTTPGGLPPAAAVAAAAATAKITAQASMNPFQRDLMAFQEAVAGASVLGALAAPQLLSQQMGIPQAVMAAQAPGVITGVYKDMSVTPVRPPIPVLPQVGLVNPVLASPPVLSNQVGGTNQQERKEEKEEMLQDGTGQEMLSDQEHMSISGSSARHMVMQKLLRKSESTVMVLRNMVGPEDIDDDLEGEVTEECGKFGCVNRVIIYQEKQGEEEDADIIVKIFVEFSMASEMNKAIQALNDRWFGGRKVVAEVYDQDRFNSSDLSA, from the exons ATGGAGAATGGACAGGGCACAGGCTCCAAGCTTGGCCTGCCGCCTCTTACCCCAGAGCAGCAGGAGGCACTTCAGAGG GCAAAGAAGTATGCCATGGAACAAAGCATTAAGAGTGTGTTGGTGAAGCAGACAATCGCCCATCAGCAACAACAGCTCACCAACCTGCAG ATGGCAGCAGTGACAATGGGCTTTGGAGATCCTCTCTCACCTTTACAATCG GTGGCAGCTCAGCGGCAACGTGCCCTAGCCATCATGTGTCGGGTGTATGTGGGCTCCATATACTATGAGCTTGGTGAGGACACCATCAGACAGGCCTTTGCCCCCTTCGGCCCAATCAAGAGCATAGACATGTCTTGGGATTCtgttacaatgaaacacaag GGGTTTGCATTTGTGGAGTATGATGTGCCAGAAGCTGCCCAGCTGGCTCTGGAGCAGATGAACTCAGTCATGCTTGGGGGGAGAAACATTAAG GTTGGGCGGCCAAGTAACATCGGTCAGGCGCAACCCATCATTGACCAGCTGGCAGAGGAGGCGCGCGCCTTCAATCGGATCTACGTGGCGTCCGTCCACCCTGACCTGTCAGATGATGACATCAAGAGTGTGTTTGAAGCCTTCGGAAGGATCAAGTCTTGCACGTTAGCCAGAGACCCCACCACAGGGCGACACAGAGGCTTTGGCTTCATTG AGTATGAAAAGCCTCAGTCAGCCCTGGATGCTGTGTCTTCTATGAACCTCTTTGACCTGGGGGGTCAGTACCTACGGGTGGGCAAAGCAGTGACCCCGCCCATGCCCCTACTGACCCCCACGACCCCTGGTGGTCTGCCGCCGGCTGCAGCTGTGGCCGCAGCGGCAGCCACCGCTAAGATAACGGCCCAGGCAAGTATGAATCCCTTCCAAAGGGATTTAATGGCCTTCCAG GAGGCTGTAGCCGGCGCATCAGTCCTGGGAGCGTTAGCCGCGCCCCAACTTCTCAGTCAGCAAATGGGAATACCTCAGGCTGTTATGGCTGCCCAGGCACCAGGGGTCATCACAGGTGTGTACAAAGACATGA GTGTGACTCCAGTGCGTCCTCCCATACCAGTGCTTCCCCAGGTTGGTCTTGTGAACCCTGTGCTTGCATCACCTCCCGTCCTGTCTAATCAAGTTGGTGGCACCAACCAACAAGAGcggaaagaagagaaagaggagatgcTGCAGGATGGTACAGGGCAAGAGATGTTGAGTGACCAAGAACACATGAGCATTTCAGGCAGCAGTGCCAGACATATGGTGATGCAGAAACTGCTTAGAAAATCAGAG TCCACGGTGATGGTGCTTCGAAATATGGTTGGACCGGAGGACATTGACGACGACCTGGAGGGTGAGGTGACGGAAGAGTGTGGGAAGTTTGGCTGCGTCAACAGAGTCATCATATACCAGGAAAAGCAAGGAGAAGAAGAGGATGCCGATATCATCGTCAAAATATTCGTAGAGTTTTCCATGGCCTCAGAGATGAACAAAGCAATCCAAGCCCTCAATGACCGCTGGTTCGGAGGTCGAAAAGTTGTCGCCGAGGTGTATGACCAAGATCGTTTCAACAGCAGTGACCTCTCTGCGTAA